GCCTGCTGGGCCGACTGCACGAATCCGCCGGTGAACGGCAGCACCACCATCAGCGCCCAGGCCAGACTGCCGTTGGCGCTCAGCTGCGGGGAGACCGCCCACAGCACCGACAGGATGGTCAGGCCCGCCCCCAGCAGCCGGAATCCGTTGAGGTGCTTGGGACCGCCCGAGCCCAACCCGATCTTGTCCCACAGCAGACCGCCGACGGTCTGGCCGGTCACCACAGCCACAGAGAACACCGCGACGCCGACGGCGGCCATCGCGACACCCTGTGTGAAGATGAAATAGGTGCCCAAGCAGCCCGCGAACAGGTGCCACCAGGAGACGCTCCCCTCCCGAATCGCGGGGCGGACGTTGGCGAGCCCACGCCGACCGCGCCGGGTGAGGAACACCACGGGCGCGATGATGACCATGCCCACCAAGTAGGTGAAGAGGGTGGAGATCAGGGGGTCGTCCGCTGCGGCGGCCAGCTCCGCGTTGACGCGCCCCTGGGCAGGGATGGCAGCCCCAGCGATGAGCATCACCACCAGGAGCCACAGCCATTTGATCACCGGCCGATCTCCTGGGGGCTGCTCACTCATGCACACACTCTAACCACCGGTCCGAGAGATGCGTCACAGCCCAGGCTCGCTGACATACTTGTAGGCATGAGCGACGTCGAAGAGATTCCGATCCGTGACGAGTCGATCCGGCTGGGGCAGCTGCTGAAGCTGGCGGGGGTCGTGGAGAACGGCGTGATCGCCCGGGAGATCATCGCCGAAGGCGCGGTCACCGTGGACGGCGAGCCGGAGAATCGGCGGGGCGCCCAGATCAGCCTGGGCCAGAAAGTGCGCTTCGAGGGTGAGGAGTTCGGCCTGCCGACCGCGACCCTCACCCCTGTCCGGGAAGGATAGCC
The sequence above is drawn from the Nesterenkonia populi genome and encodes:
- a CDS encoding DMT family transporter, with translation MSEQPPGDRPVIKWLWLLVVMLIAGAAIPAQGRVNAELAAAADDPLISTLFTYLVGMVIIAPVVFLTRRGRRGLANVRPAIREGSVSWWHLFAGCLGTYFIFTQGVAMAAVGVAVFSVAVVTGQTVGGLLWDKIGLGSGGPKHLNGFRLLGAGLTILSVLWAVSPQLSANGSLAWALMVVLPFTGGFVQSAQQAINGRQTAAYGTLLPATLFNFVTGAVLMALIYGGKVLIAGTGDALPAVWWNYLGGALGLVFVGLGAYLITQVGVLVTAMGMIAGQLVGSLVLDIVFPAPGSVIAFATVSGTFLTLVAVIVASLPDIRRSRPS
- a CDS encoding RNA-binding S4 domain-containing protein yields the protein MSDVEEIPIRDESIRLGQLLKLAGVVENGVIAREIIAEGAVTVDGEPENRRGAQISLGQKVRFEGEEFGLPTATLTPVREG